The following are encoded together in the Planococcus antarcticus DSM 14505 genome:
- a CDS encoding SE1561 family protein: MGKSITNKEQQVSYMKQRLSMFLEVLDAIEPENTELEDIDRLIAMVDDLDDKMKQFQGRPAEKQ; encoded by the coding sequence GTGGGGAAATCCATTACCAACAAAGAACAGCAGGTCTCTTATATGAAACAACGCTTAAGCATGTTTTTGGAAGTACTAGATGCTATTGAACCTGAAAACACGGAACTTGAAGATATTGATCGCTTAATCGCGATGGTCGATGACTTGGATGACAAGATGAAACAATTCCAGGGTCGCCCAGCTGAAAAACAATGA
- a CDS encoding YihY/virulence factor BrkB family protein — translation MKPAGQQKNQDLDHSVNYDVTTGKGFLKELLQRIKDVDVPGLGAQLAFFFLLSIFPLLIFLVTLLPYLSLSQDQIYSFMEEVVPAEVYLLIESTLEEILTNQNTGLLSFGILATIWSASLGMDALIKSLNLSYKVMENRPLLIARGMSILMTILLIFILIVALALPVFGEQLGLLIFSFLGLEEGFLALWSSIRFTIPAIITFVACVIIYWLAPNVKMNILSVLAGAAFAAIGWLLTSYLFSIYVSNFGNFSATYGSIGGVIILMLWLYISAMLLIIGGQINAVMKERRHFKKRRHPE, via the coding sequence ATGAAACCTGCAGGACAGCAAAAGAACCAAGACCTTGATCATTCAGTCAATTATGATGTGACTACGGGGAAAGGTTTTCTGAAAGAATTGCTTCAGCGGATTAAAGACGTCGACGTGCCAGGACTTGGAGCACAGTTGGCGTTTTTTTTCCTCTTGTCAATTTTTCCTTTGCTGATTTTCCTGGTAACCCTGTTGCCGTATTTGTCTTTATCGCAAGATCAAATTTATAGTTTCATGGAAGAAGTTGTTCCGGCAGAGGTTTATTTACTGATTGAGAGCACACTGGAAGAAATTTTGACGAATCAAAACACCGGATTGTTATCATTTGGTATTTTAGCGACGATTTGGTCGGCAAGTTTAGGTATGGATGCTTTGATCAAATCTTTAAATCTTTCTTATAAAGTAATGGAAAATCGCCCGCTCCTAATCGCACGGGGAATGTCGATTTTGATGACCATTTTGTTGATTTTTATTTTAATAGTTGCTTTGGCTTTGCCCGTTTTCGGTGAGCAGCTTGGATTGCTGATTTTTTCGTTTCTAGGATTGGAAGAAGGATTTCTTGCTCTGTGGAGTTCAATCCGCTTCACCATTCCGGCGATCATCACATTTGTTGCCTGTGTAATTATCTACTGGCTAGCTCCGAATGTGAAGATGAACATTTTGAGCGTTCTGGCAGGAGCAGCATTTGCTGCAATCGGCTGGCTGTTGACTTCCTATCTATTTTCAATTTATGTCAGTAATTTCGGTAACTTTTCAGCTACTTATGGCAGTATTGGTGGGGTTATTATCTTGATGCTCTGGCTCTATATCTCAGCCATGTTATTGATAATTGGTGGACAGATCAACGCAGTGATGAAAGAACGTCGGCATTTTAAAAAAAGAAGGCATCCTGAATGA
- a CDS encoding YtxH domain-containing protein, translating into MSQNKLMTGLLVGAAVGIIVSLLDSNTRNDVVQKSKKATNNAKYYASNRDELVQAFQHQAERAQNLYSRISEDASYVGSKVNELKEMSPQVKEMALETKEAFMETKEAVLETKDDVMSAVKEDNPSPSSSLTDDTDSSSESNNNSSSNNNSSTSNNNSGTGNQSGTNSNPGNRS; encoded by the coding sequence ATGAGCCAAAACAAATTGATGACAGGTTTATTAGTAGGAGCAGCAGTGGGGATTATTGTCTCACTACTTGATAGTAATACAAGAAACGACGTTGTGCAGAAATCAAAAAAAGCAACTAACAATGCAAAATATTATGCTTCAAACAGAGATGAATTGGTGCAGGCTTTCCAGCATCAGGCTGAAAGAGCACAAAATCTGTATTCACGCATTTCTGAAGATGCATCTTATGTGGGCAGCAAAGTAAATGAGTTGAAGGAAATGTCTCCACAAGTGAAAGAAATGGCACTGGAAACAAAAGAGGCATTTATGGAAACAAAAGAGGCAGTCCTTGAAACGAAGGACGATGTAATGTCAGCGGTGAAAGAAGACAATCCTTCTCCGAGTTCATCTTTGACAGATGATACGGATTCCTCTTCAGAATCAAACAACAATTCGTCGTCAAATAACAACTCTTCAACATCAAATAACAACTCCGGGACAGGCAATCAGTCTGGCACGAACTCAAATCCCGGGAATCGGTCGTAA
- a CDS encoding heavy metal translocating P-type ATPase, whose product MLFLKTHIELIASLFSGFLIVIAFILDLQQYSTYSVIIFLLAFVIGGYAKAKYGILKTLEDRQLNVEILMILAAVGSSIIGYWAEGAILIFIFSLSGALETYTMNKSRKEITSLMELQPEAAWLIREGQTVRVPLNELSTGDLIVVKPGERIPVDGALHIGQTAVDESAISGEALPVSKYEEDELFAGTVNLSGAITMEMTKPSSETMFQKIIDLVQSAQSEKSPSQQFIERFEGRYVKVVLVIFVLMLFVPHYLFVWDWNTTFYRAMVLLVVASPCALVASIMPATLAAISNGAKSGVIFKGGMHLENLSVVRAIAFDKTGTLTRGQPEVTDFVIRKGADPQLAMARIAGIESQSNHPLAKAINDFIVSKGIVPLPNLSIEDVPGNGLKATIDREEFLVGKPKFVDEQLAEEFENGLLTKLANQGKTVTFVRDNDGILAAMALKDTVRDITKSTIKELQKVGIYCIMLTGDNRKTAAVIAKETGVDDYIAECLPADKVKELKKLLEKYQYVAMTGDGINDAPALATATTGIAMGAGTDIALETADVILMKNDLSRIAYSIRLSRKMQRIVKQNIFFSVSVIILLIISNFFQVITLPIGVIGHEGSTILVILNGLRMLNRNV is encoded by the coding sequence ATGCTATTTTTAAAAACACATATCGAATTGATTGCCTCGTTGTTTTCAGGATTTTTAATTGTCATCGCTTTTATATTAGACCTACAACAGTATTCCACTTATTCAGTCATTATCTTTTTACTAGCTTTTGTAATTGGTGGCTATGCCAAAGCTAAATACGGCATATTGAAAACTTTAGAAGATAGACAATTAAATGTTGAAATCTTAATGATTTTAGCAGCAGTCGGCTCTTCTATCATTGGTTATTGGGCAGAAGGCGCCATCCTGATTTTCATCTTTTCTTTAAGTGGCGCGCTAGAAACATACACAATGAACAAAAGTCGCAAAGAAATCACTTCCTTAATGGAACTGCAACCCGAAGCCGCTTGGCTGATTAGAGAAGGGCAAACGGTGCGGGTCCCTCTAAACGAGCTGAGCACAGGCGACCTTATTGTCGTAAAACCGGGTGAACGGATACCGGTGGATGGCGCTTTGCACATCGGCCAAACCGCTGTAGACGAATCTGCCATTAGCGGCGAAGCTCTTCCTGTCTCAAAGTATGAAGAAGATGAACTATTTGCAGGGACAGTCAATTTGTCAGGGGCCATCACGATGGAAATGACCAAGCCCAGCTCTGAAACCATGTTCCAGAAAATTATCGACTTGGTTCAATCTGCACAAAGCGAGAAATCTCCTTCCCAGCAATTTATCGAACGCTTTGAAGGTCGTTATGTAAAAGTTGTGCTTGTCATTTTTGTACTCATGTTGTTTGTGCCACATTATCTTTTTGTTTGGGATTGGAATACGACTTTTTACCGGGCCATGGTCCTGCTGGTAGTGGCTTCGCCTTGTGCTCTTGTCGCTTCTATCATGCCTGCTACGCTTGCTGCTATTTCCAATGGAGCTAAAAGCGGCGTCATCTTCAAGGGCGGTATGCATCTCGAGAACTTAAGTGTGGTCCGAGCCATCGCTTTTGATAAAACCGGCACATTAACGCGGGGCCAGCCCGAAGTTACGGATTTTGTCATTCGAAAAGGAGCGGATCCTCAACTTGCGATGGCCAGAATTGCTGGAATCGAGTCTCAATCCAATCATCCGCTAGCCAAAGCCATCAATGATTTTATCGTATCAAAAGGTATTGTTCCGTTGCCAAACCTATCCATTGAAGATGTCCCGGGCAATGGCTTAAAAGCAACTATTGACCGGGAAGAATTTCTCGTTGGAAAACCTAAGTTTGTAGATGAACAGCTGGCAGAAGAATTTGAAAATGGACTTTTGACGAAACTGGCCAACCAAGGAAAAACAGTCACTTTCGTTCGTGACAATGACGGAATACTTGCGGCCATGGCATTGAAGGATACGGTCCGTGATATCACCAAATCAACAATTAAAGAGCTGCAAAAAGTAGGCATCTACTGCATCATGCTAACGGGTGATAACCGCAAAACGGCAGCCGTTATTGCCAAGGAAACAGGCGTCGATGATTATATTGCCGAATGCTTGCCGGCAGATAAAGTGAAAGAGTTGAAAAAACTGCTGGAAAAATATCAGTACGTGGCCATGACGGGTGACGGTATAAATGATGCTCCTGCGCTGGCGACGGCAACGACCGGCATCGCCATGGGTGCAGGGACCGATATTGCTCTGGAAACTGCTGATGTCATTCTGATGAAAAACGATTTATCGCGCATTGCCTACTCAATCCGCCTTTCTCGAAAAATGCAGCGCATCGTGAAACAAAACATCTTCTTTTCAGTTTCTGTCATCATTCTCTTGATTATTTCTAATTTTTTCCAAGTCATCACCTTGCCGATTGGCGTCATTGGCCACGAAGGTAGCACGATTTTGGTCATTTTAAACGGCTTACGCATGCTCAATCGAAATGTATAG
- a CDS encoding OsmC family protein: MNYSMNENGFTGHLPFGELQISSNEEHGFRPYQLLVSSLAVCSGGVMRKVLEKMRMPAEDIQIEVKEIVRNEEEADRVEKVHLHFVITGDINEEKMPRILELTRKNCSMVQSVQDSIEIIETFEIH, from the coding sequence ATGAATTATTCAATGAACGAAAATGGCTTTACAGGGCATTTGCCCTTTGGTGAGCTTCAAATTTCGAGCAACGAAGAGCACGGTTTCCGTCCGTATCAACTCTTGGTTTCGTCGTTAGCAGTATGCAGCGGAGGGGTCATGAGGAAAGTGCTTGAAAAGATGAGAATGCCTGCTGAAGATATTCAAATTGAAGTAAAAGAAATTGTGCGCAATGAAGAAGAGGCTGACCGAGTGGAGAAAGTTCACCTGCACTTTGTAATCACTGGGGATATCAACGAAGAAAAAATGCCCCGCATTTTGGAATTGACCCGGAAAAATTGTTCAATGGTGCAATCGGTCCAAGATTCTATTGAAATCATTGAAACCTTCGAAATCCATTAA
- a CDS encoding alanine/glycine:cation symporter family protein, producing MAQIEELLGTVSGYVWGPPLLILLVGTGIFLTIRLGVLQIRLLPYALKLVFTKNTDTTSKGDISHFQALSTAMAATVGTGNIVGVATAVILGGPGAVFWMWFSAFFGMATKYGEAVLAVKYRVVDAKGQMAGGPMYYLEHGLKQKWLAVLFAIFGAIAAFGIGNGTQSNSVASVVRDTFSVPTWITGIILTIFTALVLLGGIKSIGRVTSYFVPFMALFYIIAGIIIMIFNMDLIPGALATIFSAAFTGEAAVGGAIGAAIRYGVARGVFSNEAGLGSAPIAAAAAITDLPGRQALVSMTQVFFDTIIICSITGVTIVMSGLYTDESLEGAALTTAAFEQFLGGAGPIIVAIGLIFFASSTIIGWSYYGEKCFQYLFKNPALLIVYRIAFVLMVFVGATVSLDVVWTFSDVMNGLMAFPNLIGLLGLSGVIVYETKRIIAKIKEEKEAERAGN from the coding sequence ATGGCACAGATCGAAGAACTATTGGGCACTGTCAGCGGTTACGTATGGGGACCGCCTTTATTGATTTTATTAGTAGGAACTGGAATTTTTTTAACTATCCGACTCGGCGTTCTGCAGATCCGTCTATTGCCTTACGCCTTGAAATTGGTCTTCACCAAAAACACGGACACAACCTCTAAAGGGGACATCAGCCATTTCCAGGCACTTTCCACCGCAATGGCGGCGACAGTCGGGACCGGTAATATCGTCGGTGTTGCAACAGCGGTCATTCTCGGTGGACCGGGTGCTGTCTTCTGGATGTGGTTTTCTGCATTCTTCGGGATGGCCACTAAGTATGGAGAGGCTGTACTGGCAGTCAAATACCGTGTGGTCGATGCCAAAGGCCAGATGGCTGGAGGACCGATGTACTATCTTGAACACGGATTGAAACAAAAATGGTTGGCAGTTCTTTTTGCCATCTTCGGCGCGATTGCCGCTTTCGGAATCGGCAACGGTACACAATCAAACTCTGTTGCTTCCGTAGTCCGCGATACATTCAGTGTTCCAACATGGATTACAGGAATCATTCTAACAATATTTACTGCTTTGGTACTGCTCGGCGGCATTAAGAGCATTGGCCGCGTCACTTCATACTTTGTTCCTTTTATGGCGCTATTCTACATAATCGCAGGAATTATCATTATGATTTTCAATATGGATCTAATTCCTGGTGCTTTAGCCACAATATTTAGTGCGGCATTTACAGGTGAAGCCGCAGTCGGTGGTGCTATCGGTGCGGCTATTCGATATGGTGTAGCGCGAGGCGTGTTCTCCAACGAAGCAGGACTAGGATCTGCTCCGATTGCAGCAGCTGCTGCAATTACAGATCTTCCGGGACGTCAAGCGCTGGTTTCCATGACACAGGTATTTTTCGATACGATCATCATCTGTTCAATTACAGGCGTTACAATTGTTATGTCTGGTCTTTATACAGATGAGTCACTTGAGGGAGCTGCATTGACAACAGCTGCCTTCGAACAATTCCTGGGAGGTGCAGGTCCGATCATCGTAGCTATCGGCTTGATTTTCTTTGCATCTTCCACTATTATCGGTTGGTCGTATTACGGAGAAAAATGCTTCCAATATTTGTTCAAGAATCCAGCATTGCTAATTGTTTATCGTATCGCTTTCGTGTTGATGGTTTTCGTCGGGGCAACGGTTTCACTGGATGTTGTCTGGACATTCTCTGATGTCATGAATGGTTTGATGGCGTTCCCGAACTTGATCGGACTTCTTGGTCTATCTGGCGTCATTGTCTACGAGACAAAACGTATCATTGCCAAAATCAAAGAAGAAAAAGAAGCCGAACGAGCTGGAAATTGA